The Streptomyces rimosus genomic interval GAGGAGAAGACCACGCTGCCCACCTTCTACAAGGACTTCCCCACCGATGTCTCGCCGCTGACCCGCCAGCACCGCAAGGACCCGCGGGTCGCGGAGCGCTGGGACCTGGTGGCGTTCGGTACGGAGCTGGGCACCGCCTACTCGGAGCTGACCGACCCGGTCGAGCAGCGGCGCCGGCTGACCGCCCAGTCGCTGCTGGCGGCGGGCGGCGACCCGGAGGCCATGGAGCTGGACGAGGACTTCCTCCAGGCCCTGGAGTACGCGATGCCGCCGACCGGTGGTCTGGGCATCGGCGTGGACCGGCTGGTCATGTTCCTCACCGGTCTGTCGATCCGCGAGACGCTGCCGTTCCCGCTGGTGCGGCGCCGGTAGGCACGCTGACACCGACGGAGGGCCGTCCCCTGGTGGGGACACTGTTGGGAAAAGGTCCTTTCGTGAGGCTCGTCGCCGTCAGGCGGCGGGCCTCAGTGCTTCGAAGCGGGAGATCCGAGTGCCAGCGGGGGAGACTCCGCCGATCCAGGCGTCGAGGCGCGTGAGGTTCATCGCGGAGGCGGTGAACAGGTGCTGGAGGCTCGTCTTGGAGTATCCGCGGTAGCGGCAGCGGCGCAGCCCGAAGGCTCTCACGCCCTGCGAGATGGTGCCTTCGATGCCGGCGCGCGGGTTGTAGCGGCGCCGCCATTCCTCGGTCTGATTCAGCATGCGGGCCTGCTGGAGGAGTTCGTGCTCCTCGCGGGACGGCCGCAGCATCAGGGTGCGGCCGCTCTGGGAGATGGTGCAGCGATCCCGCAAAGGGCACGGGCCGCAGTGCCGGGCGGCGAACCTGACGAAGATCACGGGATCCCGGCCGCGGTGGCCGTCATGACGGTCGTGGAGTTTGTTCCGCCAGACCACGCTGGTCCGGCCATCGGGACAGCGCACGGTCTGGCGGTCCCAGTCGATGGTGAAGGCATCCGTGCCGAACTTCTGTGCCGATCTGTTGGTATCGGGCCGGACCGGGCCGAGCAGCTCGACCCCCAGTTCCCGGCGGGCCGCCAGCACGTTACGAGCGTCGATGTAACCGGCGTCGACCAGGTGGAGGGCGGGGAGCCGGCCGCGTCCGGCGAGCCCGGTATGGATCGCTTTGAGCATGGTCCCGTCCTGGACCGAGGCATCGGTGGTGACCACGTGGGTGATCAGGTTTGGGGACTGCGGATCGCAGGTCTCGGTCAGATGCACCAGGTATCCGGCCCACTGGAGCCCTCGTCGGGCGCCGAACCGGGCCTGAGAATCGTAGGGGAGAGGCGGAACACTCGCGGACCGGGGCCCGCTCCGCTTTCGCGCGTAACCGCACCGCCCCGTCAACGCGGGTGAACTGCTGGGACCACAGACGCCGCAGCTCTGCCACGGCCGACAGCTCCCGCAGTCCCGGGGGTGCCGATCGGCCGTCGACCGCCTCCAGCAACCGCGTCCCGTCCGCGCCCACCTGCTCCAGCCAGGCCAGGCGTTCGCTCCTCTTGCGGGGCAGCCGGGAGTCCTCCACCCGGTGCCCATACCAGTCGAACCACCGCGGATCCACCTGCCCGGACAACCATGCAGGCGCGACCGCGGCCACCGCGTTCAGCGCCGCCCGCAACGTCTCGCCCACCCGCTCCCACCAATTGACTTCACGGACCGCCGCCAGCACCCGCGTGGAGTCCGTGCGTGCCCGGCCCGCGGACCGCAGCAGCCCCCGCTCCCGGGCAGCGGTAAGGACCGCCTCGAAGAGGTCCCCGGCCTGCTCGCTTGCCACCAGCCGGGAGCGGAAGCCACACAGCACCGTGTGATCGAAACCCGCGTCCGACAGCTCCAGGCCCAGGGCGTATTTCCAGTCCAGGCGCGTGCGCACCGCCTCGGCCGCCCGCCGGTCGGACAGCCCCTCGGCGAACTGCAACACGGTCACCAGGGCCAGCATCCCCGGCGCCACCGCCGGCCGCCCCCGCTCCGGAAACAGCCCGACCAGCCCCTCGCCCGAGAAGACCTCACCGAACTCGTCCCGCAGCCGCATCGCCAGCGTCCCCTGCGGACAGGCGAGACGGGCCACCCGTACAGTCTCCGCCGGAATCTCTCCCAGTCCCGGCACCTTCAGCGACATCACACCCACCCCCAACGCAAACGCCGGTCTCGACCACTCAAACCGAGTGATCAAGACCGGCGTCAAGCAAGGGCCACGGCTTTCCCCAACAGTGTCCCCTGGTGGGGGCGGCCCTCCGTCGTATCCGGGTCAGTGGCCCAGCACCGCCGGGTTGGCGCAGTGCGCGAGGGGTTCGCCGCGCAGGAAGCGGGCGGCCTCGGCGGCGACGATACGGGCCGCCTTGTGCGCGACCTGGCGGCTGCCGCCCGCGATGTGCGGGGTGAGCACGACGCCGGGAGCGGTCAGCAGGCGGGAGCCGGCCGGGACCGGCTCCTCGGGGAAGACGTCGAAACCGGCGCCCCTGAGGTGGCCCGATTCCAGCGCGTCGCAGACCGCCTCGTAGTCCAGGAGCGCGCCGCGGGCGCAGTTGACCAGGACGGAGCCGCGCGGCATGGCGGCGAGCTGCGCGCGGCCGATCATGCCGCGGGTCTCGTCGGTGAGGCGGGCGTGCAGGGAGACGATGCGCGAGCGGTTCAGCAGCTCGTCCAGGCCGACCTGCTCGGCGATGCCGGTCAGCGCCTCGGGGGCCGCGTACGGGTCGTGGACGAGGACGTGGGCGCCCATGGCGGCGAGCACCTTGGCGACGCGGCTGCCGATCGCCCCGTACCCGATGAGGCCGACGGTGGTGCCCTCGATCTCGATGCCGCACTTGTCGTAGTCGTAGTAGTCGCCGCGCCAGACGCCCTGCCGCAGGTCGGTGTGGGTGTCGCCGACGCCGCGGGCGGCCGCGAGGAGCAGGGTGAGGGTGTGTTCGGCGGTGGCGGTGGCGTTGCGGCCCGGGGCGTAGCAGACGGCGACGCCGTGCCGGGTGGCGGCTTCGAGGTTGGCGTTGACCGGTCCGCCGCGGCCGACGCAGAACAGTTCCAGGTCGGGGCAGTGGGCGAGGATGCGCTCGGTGAGCGCGGCGTGTTCGGTGACGCAGATCCGGACGCCCTGGAGCGCCTCGATGAGCTGGTCCTCCGTACCGGACGCCTCGTCGACCTCGGCGACCTTGCCGAGCGGGGTGTGCGGCCAGGGCAGTTGCAGCTCCCGGATCGCTCCGGCGGTCACCGCGCCGCCGGTGGCCTCGGTGACCGCCTCGGTGAGCAGGCTCGGGAGGATGAAGTGGTTGCCGGCGGCGAGGACGGTGGGGCTGTCCATGGGGGTGTTTCTCCTGGGGTGTGTGCGGGGGCGGTGCGGGTCAGTGCAGTGGTGCGGTGACCGGCGCGGGGACGGCGGGGACGTTCAGGCGCAGCAGCGCCGCCTGGCCGTCGCGGATGCGCAGTTCGGTCAGCGCGCCGTTGAGGAGCTGGGGGAAGACGCGCCGGTAGTCGGCGAGCGGGATGCCCAGCAGGTGGCAGAGGAGGACCCGGACGAGGGTGGAGTGGGCGACGATCAGGACGCGGCCGTCCGGGTGGGCGCGCGCGATGTCGGCGAGGCAGTCGGCGGCGCGTACGGCGGCGGCGCGCGGGTCCTCGCCGCCGGGCAGATGGTGGCCCACCGGGTCGGTGAGGAACGCCTCCAGCTCCTCGGGGAAGCGGTTGCGCATCTCGGCCCTGGTCAGGCCCTCGCCGCGGCCGAAGTCCACCTCGTAGAGGCGGGCGTCGACGTGCGGGGTCAGGCCGCAGGCAGCGGCGGCGGGCGCGGCGGTGCGGCGGGCGCGGGATAGCGGGGAGCACCAGACGGCGTTCAGGCGGGCGGTGGCGGCCCAGTCGGCGAGGGCGGCCGCCTGTTCCTCACCGCGGCCGGTCAGCGCCACGTCGGTGAGCCCGGCGTAGCGGTTCTCGGCGTGCCACTCGGTCTCGCCGTGGCGTACGAGGATGAAGTCGGTCACTGTGCGGCCCTCCTGCGGGCGTGGTCGGCCACGGTCTGGTCGAGCCGGCCACGGCGGGTGAGTTCGTCGAGGAAGCGGAGGTAGGCGGGGAGCAGGCGGGCGGTACGGGCCGGGTCGGGCGTGACGGGGGCGCCGGTGCGGACCATGGCCGCGGCGGCCTCCTGGAGGGTGACGCCGCCGGAGGTGGCGGCGAGGACGGCCATGCCGAGGGCGCCTTCGGCCTGTTCGGGCAGGTGGACGGGGCGGCCGAGCAGGTCGGCGCGCAGCTGCGACCAGTAGGCGTTGCGGGCGCCGCCGCCGGTGAAGGTGAGGGGCCCGTCGATGGGGGCGCCGAGGTGGTCGAGGTAGTCGAAGCAGAGGCGTTCGACGCAGGCGACGCCGAGCAGGTAGGCGTGGAACTGCCGGGCGCGGGTGGACACATCGCCGAGGGTGAAAGGTTCGGCGTCGGGGGCGCGGAAGGGGAAGCGTTCGCCGCCCGCCGACACCAGCGGGTAGGTGACCGCGTCCCAGTCCCGGCCCTCGCGTACGGCCTGTGCGGTGAGCGCGTCGAGGTCGTCGCCGTTCTCCGGGGTGAAGTGCCGTGCCAGGACGCCCGCGCCGGAGCTGGAGGCGCCGCCGGGCAGCCAGGTGCCGTCCGGTCCGCGGTGGCAGTAGACGACGCCGTGCGGGTCGCGGATCAGGTGCGGGCTGACACCCTTGAGGACGAGTGTGGTGCCCAGGACCGAGTTCCAGGCGCCGGGTGTGAGGGCCCCGGCGCCGATCTGGGCGGCGCAGCCGTCGGTCATCCCGGCGACAATGGCGGTGCCCTCGGGGACGCCGGTGGCTTCGGCCGCGGCGGCGCAGACCGTACCGAGGACGGTGCCGGGCCGTACGACCTGCGGCAGAACGCGCTCGGGCACGCCGAGCCGGGCCAGTTCGGCGGACGGCCAGCGCTCCTCGACGAGCTGGTAGCCGGTCTTGAGGGCATGGCTGGCGTCGGACGGGACCTGACGGCCGGTCAGGCGCCAGGTGATGAGGTCGGGCTGGTGCAGCAGCCGGGCCCGCTCGCCGAGGCCGGGGTCCTGGCGCAGCAGCCACAGCAGTTTCGGCAGGGCCCACGAGGGCTGCATGCTGCGGTAGCCGAGCTCCTGCCACACCGCTCCCCCGGCCTCGTTGACGGCCTCGGCCTCTTCGGCGGCGCGGCCGTCGTCGTACATCAGGCCCGGTGTGAGCGGGGTCCCGCCGTCGTCGGCGAGCAGGATCGTGCCGGAGGTGCCGTCGAGGGCGAGGCCGCGTACCCGGGACGGATCGATGCCGTCGAGGGCTTCGCGGCAGGCGGCCGACAGGGCGCTCCACCACTCCTCGGGCCGCTGCTCGTGCTGTCTGCCGTCGCGGTGGCTGGTCAGCGGCCGGGAGGCGGCGGCGAGCAGCTGCCCGGTCCCGTCCACGGCGACGCAGCGGGCGCTCTGCGTACCGAGGTCGAGACCGAGCCAGACGGCGTCGGCGGTCAGGGCGTCAGACACGGTGCGGGACTCCTAGGGCGGGGGTTTCGGGTGGTACGGCGGCCTGTGGCGACAGGGCCGGTGGCCGGTCGGGGGCTGCTGCGGCGCTGCCGGTCCGGGGGCGCCAGCCCGCCTCGCGGGCGAGGGCGCGCCAGTGCAGGAAGTCCTCGTACAGCTCCGCGTACTGGGCGGTGCGCTCCAGGTCGGGCTCCCAACTGGCGCGCATCCGAACGTACTTGGAGGCGGCGCTGTGCATGCTGGACTCGGCTCCGGACAGCACCAGG includes:
- a CDS encoding 2-hydroxyacid dehydrogenase; translated protein: MDSPTVLAAGNHFILPSLLTEAVTEATGGAVTAGAIRELQLPWPHTPLGKVAEVDEASGTEDQLIEALQGVRICVTEHAALTERILAHCPDLELFCVGRGGPVNANLEAATRHGVAVCYAPGRNATATAEHTLTLLLAAARGVGDTHTDLRQGVWRGDYYDYDKCGIEIEGTTVGLIGYGAIGSRVAKVLAAMGAHVLVHDPYAAPEALTGIAEQVGLDELLNRSRIVSLHARLTDETRGMIGRAQLAAMPRGSVLVNCARGALLDYEAVCDALESGHLRGAGFDVFPEEPVPAGSRLLTAPGVVLTPHIAGGSRQVAHKAARIVAAEAARFLRGEPLAHCANPAVLGH
- a CDS encoding histidine phosphatase family protein, yielding MTDFILVRHGETEWHAENRYAGLTDVALTGRGEEQAAALADWAATARLNAVWCSPLSRARRTAAPAAAACGLTPHVDARLYEVDFGRGEGLTRAEMRNRFPEELEAFLTDPVGHHLPGGEDPRAAAVRAADCLADIARAHPDGRVLIVAHSTLVRVLLCHLLGIPLADYRRVFPQLLNGALTELRIRDGQAALLRLNVPAVPAPVTAPLH
- a CDS encoding FGGY-family carbohydrate kinase; this translates as MSDALTADAVWLGLDLGTQSARCVAVDGTGQLLAAASRPLTSHRDGRQHEQRPEEWWSALSAACREALDGIDPSRVRGLALDGTSGTILLADDGGTPLTPGLMYDDGRAAEEAEAVNEAGGAVWQELGYRSMQPSWALPKLLWLLRQDPGLGERARLLHQPDLITWRLTGRQVPSDASHALKTGYQLVEERWPSAELARLGVPERVLPQVVRPGTVLGTVCAAAAEATGVPEGTAIVAGMTDGCAAQIGAGALTPGAWNSVLGTTLVLKGVSPHLIRDPHGVVYCHRGPDGTWLPGGASSSGAGVLARHFTPENGDDLDALTAQAVREGRDWDAVTYPLVSAGGERFPFRAPDAEPFTLGDVSTRARQFHAYLLGVACVERLCFDYLDHLGAPIDGPLTFTGGGARNAYWSQLRADLLGRPVHLPEQAEGALGMAVLAATSGGVTLQEAAAAMVRTGAPVTPDPARTARLLPAYLRFLDELTRRGRLDQTVADHARRRAAQ